The proteins below are encoded in one region of Engystomops pustulosus chromosome 8, aEngPut4.maternal, whole genome shotgun sequence:
- the LOC140074620 gene encoding serine/threonine-protein phosphatase PP1-gamma catalytic subunit B-like, whose protein sequence is MGDGEKLNLDSIIQRLLEVKGCRPGKNVQLTENEIRGLCLKSREIFLSQPILLELEAPLKICGDVHGQYYDLLRLFEYGGFPPESNYLFLGDYVDRGKQSLETICLLLAYKIKYPENFFLLRGNHECASINRIYGFYDECKRRYNIKLWKTFTDCFNCLPVAAIVDEKIFCCHGGLSPDLQSMEQVRRILRPTDVPDQGLLCDLLWSDPDKDVLGWGENDRGVSFTFGADVVAKFLHKHDLDLICRAHQVVEDGYEFFAKRQLVTLFSAPNYCGEFDNAGAMMSVDESLMCSFQILKPADKKLFAYGGVNQSRPVTPPRNSAKNKQKK, encoded by the exons ATGGGGGACGGAGAGAAGCTGAACCTGGACTCCATCATACAGCGGCTGCTGGAGG TGAAGGGATGTCGTCCTGGGAAGAACGTCCAGCTGACGGAGAACGAGATCCGGGGCCTGTGCCTGAAGTCCCGGGAGATCTTCCTCAGCCAACCCATCCTCCTGGAGCTGGAGGCCCCACTAAAGATCTGCG GTGATGTACATGGACAGTATTATGACCTCCTCAGGCTGTTTGAATATGGCGGCTTTCCCCCAGAAAGTAATTACCTCTTCCTGGGTGACTACGTGGACCGTGGCAAGCAATCACTGGAGACCATCTGCCTCCTCCTCGCCTACAAGATCAAGTACCCCGAGAACTTCTTCCTGCTGCGAGGAAACCACGAGTGCGCCAGCATCAACCGCATCTACGGCTTCTACGATGAGt GTAAGAGGCGGTATAACATAAAGTTATGGAAGACCTTCACCGACTGCTTCAACTGCTTACCCGTCGCTGCCATCGTGGACGAGAAGATCTTCTGCTGTCACGGAG GCCTCTCTCCGGATCTGCAGTCCATGGAGCAGGTGCGACGGATACTGCGCCCCACAGATGTCCCCGATCAGGGGCTCCTCTGCGACCTCCTATGGTCAGACCCCGACAAGGATGTTTTGGGGTGGGGAGAGAATGACCGTGGGGTTTCCTTCACATTTGGGGCAGATGTTGTAGCAAAGTTTCTTCACAAGCACGACCTGGATCTGATCTGCAGGGCGCATCAG GTTGTGGAAGACGGTTATGAATTCTTCGCTAAGAGGCAGCTGGTGACACTCTTCTCCGCTCCCAACTACTGCGGTGAATTTGACAACGCGGGGGCCATGATGAGCGTGGACGAATCGCTGATGTGCTCCTTCCAG ATATTGAAGCCGGCTGACAAGAAGCTATTTGCTTATGGAGGAGTTAACCAGAGCCGCCCGGTCACCCCACCCCGAAACTCTGCCAAAAACAAGCAAAAGAAATGA